One Sinorhizobium mexicanum genomic region harbors:
- a CDS encoding TrmH family RNA methyltransferase — translation MSKDKSGDKSARDTHYANLRRAHRDARRERGEIPTPRQDKRKKMPADWKPPALAPEQVLLYGLHTVRAALDNPERKIVRLSVTQNAAARLELGDLSALPFPTEVVTPQDLDKILGPDAIHQGVMLETRALPHRRLEALRDCPLILVLDQVTDPHNVGAIMRSAVAFDAGALITTMRHSPTESGVLAKSASGALELIPYIQITNLADTIDELHKLGFLTIGLDSEGPEPLEGTFAGDRIALVLGSEGKGLRQKTRQTVRALARLDMPGAIKSLNVSNAAAIAMYAARQFLNI, via the coding sequence ATGAGCAAGGACAAGAGCGGCGACAAGAGCGCCAGGGACACCCATTATGCCAATCTCCGGCGCGCCCACCGCGACGCCCGGCGCGAGCGTGGCGAAATCCCCACGCCCAGGCAGGACAAGCGCAAGAAGATGCCTGCCGACTGGAAGCCTCCGGCGCTGGCGCCCGAGCAGGTGCTTCTTTATGGTCTGCATACGGTTCGCGCCGCCCTCGACAATCCGGAGCGGAAAATCGTCCGTCTCTCTGTAACCCAGAACGCGGCTGCGCGGCTGGAACTCGGCGACCTGTCCGCGCTTCCCTTTCCGACCGAGGTCGTCACGCCGCAGGATCTGGACAAGATTCTCGGCCCGGACGCCATCCACCAGGGCGTGATGCTGGAGACACGGGCGTTGCCGCACCGCAGACTCGAAGCGCTGCGCGACTGCCCGCTGATTCTGGTGCTCGACCAGGTGACCGATCCTCACAATGTCGGTGCAATCATGCGCTCCGCGGTCGCCTTCGATGCCGGCGCACTCATCACCACGATGCGCCACAGCCCCACCGAGTCGGGTGTCCTGGCAAAATCCGCTTCCGGCGCGCTGGAACTGATCCCTTATATCCAGATCACCAACCTCGCCGACACGATAGACGAACTGCACAAGCTCGGCTTTCTGACGATCGGTCTCGATTCGGAAGGCCCAGAGCCACTTGAGGGTACCTTCGCCGGCGACAGGATCGCCCTCGTATTGGGATCGGAGGGCAAGGGATTGCGGCAGAAGACGCGTCAGACGGTAAGGGCGCTTGCCCGGCTCGACATGCCGGGAGCAATCAAATCGCTGAACGTCTCGAACGCTGCGGCGATCGCCATGTATGCGGCAAGACAGTTCCTGAACATTTAG
- a CDS encoding FMN-dependent NADH-azoreductase codes for MKVLHIDSGILGEHSVSRRLTAAIVSQIKADRPDAEITYRDLVADGVQHLTGSQIMAPADLGGVEPALAADVQSGRRMLEEFLAADTVVIGAPMYNFSIPSQLKAWIDRLAVAGKTFRYTEAGPEGLAKGKKLIIASTRGGHYSAGPAAAMDHQESYLRTVFGFFGITDVEFVRAEGLNLGDDSKQFAIAEAEKVITAGNVLRLAS; via the coding sequence ATGAAAGTCCTTCATATCGACTCCGGCATTCTCGGAGAACATTCGGTTTCCCGCCGCCTGACAGCGGCGATCGTCTCGCAGATCAAGGCCGACCGGCCGGATGCCGAGATCACCTATCGCGACCTCGTCGCCGACGGTGTACAGCACCTCACCGGTTCGCAGATCATGGCTCCGGCGGATCTTGGTGGCGTCGAGCCGGCTCTCGCCGCCGACGTTCAGAGCGGTCGCCGCATGCTCGAAGAATTCCTGGCCGCTGACACGGTCGTCATCGGTGCGCCGATGTACAACTTCTCCATTCCAAGCCAACTGAAGGCCTGGATCGATCGCCTCGCCGTCGCCGGCAAGACCTTCCGCTACACCGAAGCTGGCCCGGAAGGGCTCGCAAAGGGCAAGAAGCTCATCATCGCCTCGACCCGCGGCGGACATTATTCCGCTGGCCCGGCTGCAGCCATGGACCATCAGGAGAGCTACCTGAGAACGGTCTTCGGCTTCTTCGGTATCACCGACGTGGAATTCGTGCGCGCCGAGGGCCTCAATCTCGGTGACGATTCGAAGCAGTTCGCGATTGCCGAGGCCGAAAAGGTGATCACGGCCGGCAACGTCCTTCGCCTGGCGAGCTAA
- the rplK gene encoding 50S ribosomal protein L11, protein MAKKVAGQLKLQVKAGSANPSPPIGPALGQRGINIMEFCKAFNAATQEMEKGMPIPVVITYYQDKSFTFVMKQPPVSYFLKREAKIQSGSKTPGKAKAGSISKAQIRTIAEAKMKDLNAADVEGAMAMVEGSARSMGLEVTG, encoded by the coding sequence ATGGCTAAGAAAGTTGCAGGCCAGCTCAAGCTGCAGGTGAAGGCCGGCTCGGCGAATCCGTCGCCGCCGATCGGTCCTGCGCTTGGTCAGCGTGGCATTAACATCATGGAATTCTGCAAGGCGTTCAATGCCGCCACGCAGGAAATGGAAAAGGGTATGCCGATCCCGGTCGTCATTACCTATTACCAGGACAAGTCCTTCACCTTCGTCATGAAGCAGCCGCCGGTCAGCTACTTCCTGAAGCGCGAAGCAAAAATCCAGTCGGGCTCGAAGACCCCGGGCAAGGCCAAGGCAGGCTCGATCTCCAAGGCTCAGATCCGCACGATCGCAGAGGCCAAGATGAAGGACCTCAATGCGGCCGATGTTGAAGGCGCAATGGCAATGGTCGAGGGCTCTGCCCGCTCCATGGGCCTGGAAGTGACGGGCTA
- the secE gene encoding preprotein translocase subunit SecE, with translation MASKTNPFMFLQQVRSETSKVTWPSRRETMISTLMVFVMVSFAAAFFFGADQLMGWLMSLVLNVGA, from the coding sequence ATGGCATCCAAAACGAATCCGTTCATGTTTCTGCAGCAGGTTCGCTCTGAAACGTCAAAAGTGACTTGGCCTTCACGGCGCGAGACGATGATCTCGACGCTGATGGTCTTCGTCATGGTCTCTTTTGCCGCCGCCTTTTTCTTTGGTGCGGACCAGTTGATGGGCTGGCTGATGAGCCTCGTCCTCAACGTTGGCGCTTGA
- the tuf gene encoding elongation factor Tu, whose translation MAKSKFERNKPHVNIGTIGHVDHGKTSLTAAITKYFGEFKAYDQIDAAPEEKARGITISTAHVEYETPNRHYAHVDCPGHADYVKNMITGAAQMDGAILVCSAADGPMPQTREHILLARQVGVPAIVVFLNKVDQVDDAELLELVELEVRELLSSYEFPGDDIPIIKGSALAALEDSDKKIGEDAIRELMAAVDAYIPTPERPIDLPFLMPIEDVFSISGRGTVVTGRVERGIIKVGEEVEIVGIRPTTKTTCTGVEMFRKLLDQGQAGDNIGALLRGVDRNGVERGQILCKPGSVTPHTKFKAEAYILTKEEGGRHTPFFTNYRPQFYFRTTDVTGIVTLPEGTEMVMPGDNVTVDVELIVPIAMEEKLRFAIREGGRTVGAGIVASIIK comes from the coding sequence ATGGCAAAGAGCAAATTTGAGCGCAACAAGCCGCACGTTAACATTGGCACGATTGGCCACGTTGACCATGGCAAGACGTCGCTGACGGCAGCGATCACGAAGTACTTCGGCGAGTTCAAGGCGTATGACCAGATCGACGCTGCGCCGGAAGAAAAGGCCCGTGGTATCACCATTTCGACGGCGCACGTCGAATACGAGACGCCGAACCGTCACTATGCGCACGTCGACTGCCCCGGCCACGCCGACTACGTCAAGAACATGATCACCGGCGCGGCGCAGATGGACGGCGCGATCCTGGTCTGCTCGGCTGCCGACGGCCCGATGCCGCAGACCCGCGAGCACATCCTGCTCGCCCGCCAGGTCGGCGTTCCGGCAATCGTCGTGTTCCTGAACAAGGTCGACCAGGTTGACGACGCCGAACTGCTCGAGCTCGTCGAACTCGAAGTTCGCGAACTTCTGTCGTCCTACGAATTCCCGGGCGACGACATTCCGATCATCAAGGGCTCGGCGCTCGCTGCGCTTGAAGATTCCGACAAGAAGATCGGCGAAGACGCGATCCGCGAGCTGATGGCAGCGGTTGACGCCTACATCCCGACGCCGGAGCGCCCGATCGACCTGCCGTTCCTGATGCCGATCGAAGACGTGTTCTCGATCTCGGGCCGCGGTACGGTTGTGACCGGTCGCGTCGAGCGCGGCATCATCAAGGTCGGTGAGGAAGTCGAGATCGTCGGCATCCGTCCGACGACGAAGACGACCTGCACGGGCGTTGAAATGTTCCGCAAGCTGCTCGACCAGGGCCAGGCCGGCGACAACATCGGCGCGCTCTTGCGCGGTGTCGACCGCAACGGCGTCGAGCGCGGCCAGATCCTGTGCAAGCCGGGTTCGGTCACGCCGCACACGAAGTTCAAGGCGGAAGCCTACATCCTGACGAAGGAAGAAGGTGGCCGTCATACGCCGTTCTTCACCAACTACCGTCCGCAGTTCTACTTCCGCACGACGGACGTGACCGGCATCGTGACGCTGCCGGAAGGCACGGAAATGGTGATGCCGGGCGACAACGTGACGGTTGACGTCGAGCTGATCGTGCCGATCGCGATGGAAGAAAAGCTGCGCTTCGCGATCCGCGAAGGCGGCCGCACCGTCGGCGCCGGCATCGTCGCCTCGATCATCAAGTAA
- a CDS encoding NAD-dependent epimerase/dehydratase family protein, with translation MKKRILFTGGAGKAGRHAVPYLVEAGYEVHNVDLVPLESPGVTNLIADITDSGEMFNALSMHRDFPDLDQGPRPFDAVVHFAAIPRILIKPDNETFRVNVMGTYNVIEAAVKLGIRKIIVASSETTYGVCFAEGHRDFHHFPLEEDYDVNPMDSYGLSKVVNEKTARAFAERSGFDIYAMRIGNVIEPHEYANFPHYFANPEIRKRIAWSYIDARDLGQIVKLCVEKDGLGFAIFNAANDTVSANTPSRELAKRFYPNVPFKREIGEFEGLLSNRKIREVLGFKEEHDWRRYVQVEN, from the coding sequence ATGAAGAAGCGGATTCTCTTTACGGGTGGCGCAGGCAAGGCCGGACGGCATGCCGTCCCTTATCTCGTCGAAGCCGGTTACGAGGTGCACAATGTCGACCTTGTTCCGCTCGAAAGCCCCGGTGTCACCAACCTGATCGCCGACATCACCGACAGCGGCGAGATGTTCAATGCGCTCTCGATGCATCGGGACTTTCCCGATCTCGATCAAGGGCCGCGGCCCTTCGATGCGGTCGTGCACTTTGCCGCCATTCCGCGCATTCTCATCAAGCCGGATAACGAGACCTTCCGGGTCAACGTGATGGGCACCTACAACGTGATCGAAGCCGCGGTGAAACTCGGTATCCGCAAGATCATCGTTGCCTCGAGCGAGACGACCTACGGCGTCTGCTTTGCGGAAGGCCATCGCGATTTCCACCATTTCCCGCTCGAGGAGGACTACGACGTCAACCCGATGGACTCCTACGGTCTTTCTAAGGTGGTGAACGAGAAGACGGCCCGCGCCTTTGCGGAGCGCTCGGGGTTCGACATCTATGCGATGCGCATTGGCAATGTGATCGAGCCGCATGAATATGCGAACTTCCCGCACTACTTCGCCAATCCTGAAATCCGGAAAAGGATTGCCTGGAGCTATATCGACGCACGTGACCTCGGCCAGATCGTCAAGCTCTGCGTAGAGAAGGACGGCCTCGGCTTTGCGATATTCAACGCTGCGAACGACACCGTCTCGGCCAATACGCCTTCCCGTGAACTCGCGAAGCGGTTTTATCCGAATGTTCCCTTCAAAAGAGAGATCGGTGAGTTCGAAGGCCTTCTTTCGAACAGGAAGATCCGCGAGGTCCTCGGCTTCAAGGAAGAGCATGACTGGCGGAGATACGTCCAGGTGGAGAACTGA
- the nusG gene encoding transcription termination/antitermination protein NusG produces MAARWYIVHAYSNFEKKVAESIEEKAKQKGLDHLFEKILVPTEKVVEIRRGRKVDSERKFFPGYVLVRANLTDEAYHLIKNTPKVTGFLGTDSKPVPIPDHEAERILGQVQEGVDRPKPSVSFEIGEQVRVSDGPFASFNGIVQDVDEERSRLKVEVSIFGRATPVELEYGQVEKV; encoded by the coding sequence ATGGCTGCGCGCTGGTATATCGTTCACGCCTATTCGAATTTCGAAAAGAAGGTCGCCGAGTCGATCGAGGAGAAGGCCAAGCAGAAGGGTCTGGATCACCTTTTCGAGAAGATTCTCGTTCCGACCGAGAAGGTCGTCGAGATTCGCCGTGGCCGCAAGGTCGACTCGGAGCGTAAGTTCTTTCCGGGTTACGTGCTTGTTCGCGCCAATCTGACCGATGAGGCCTACCACCTCATCAAGAATACGCCGAAGGTCACGGGGTTCCTCGGGACCGACAGCAAGCCCGTTCCGATCCCGGATCATGAGGCCGAGCGGATTCTTGGGCAGGTCCAGGAAGGCGTTGATCGTCCGAAGCCGTCGGTTTCGTTCGAGATCGGCGAACAGGTCCGGGTATCGGATGGTCCGTTCGCATCCTTCAACGGCATCGTTCAGGATGTTGATGAAGAGCGGTCGCGTTTGAAGGTCGAGGTTTCGATCTTTGGTCGCGCGACCCCTGTCGAGCTGGAATATGGCCAGGTCGAAAAGGTCTGA